In the genome of Pseudonocardia cypriaca, the window GCCGCAGCACCCCGTCCATCGCGGCGTGCAGCGAGGCCTGCACCTGCTTGACGACGTAGCCCACCGACCGGTCCAGATCACCGACGGTCTCCCCTTGCTCCATGTCAGCATTCTGACATACGCTCCGTGTCAGAAAGCTGACATACACGGGGGGACGAGCGTCATGAATGGACAGGTCACCTACTTCGAGCTGCCGAGCACCGACATCGGCGCAACCCAGCGGTTCTGGGGCTCGCTCTTCGGCTGGACCTTCCACGAGGGCAACTTCCCGGGCTACTCGATGATCCAGGGGCCCCAGCCCATGGGCGGAACGCCGCACGACGACCCGTCACGACACCCGCGCATCTTCTTCGCCGTCGACGACATCACCGCCGCCGTCGCGCGGGTGCGCGAACTCGGCGGCACCGCGCAAGATCCGATCCGCATCCCCTCCGGGGCCTACGCACACTGCGCAGACGACCAGGGCGTGGAGTTCAGCCTGTCCCAACAGGCCGGCGACCACGCTTGAACCGCACCGGGACCACCGAGCCAGGGCCGAAGGGATCAGGCCCCCTCGTAGGTCCGTTGCTGCCGCTGGCGCTGGCCACCTTCGCGGTCGGAACGGACGCGTTCGTGATGGCCGGCCTCCTGCCCGCCATCGCCGCCGACCTCGAGGTCAGCGTGCCGGCAGCCGGCCAGCTGGTGACCGTGTTCGCACTGACGTTGGCCGTCGCCGCGCCGGTTCTGAGCTGGCTGCTGAGCCCACTGGACCGCCGCACGGCGCTGCAGCTCGCGCTGATCGTGTTCATCGTCGGCAATGTCGTCACCGCACTCAGCCCGACCTACGTGCCGGCGTTGCTGGCCCGGATCCTCACCGCAGCCGGTGCGGCCACCATCACCGCCACCGCGTCGAGCGCAGCCGTCGCGATCGCGCCGGCTGAACGGCGAGGCCGCGCCATGGCGCTGGTCATCGGTGGACTGACCCTGTCCACCGCGCTGGGCATGCCTCTCGGCAACCTGATCGGCAGCGTCGACTGGCGCCTCACCCTCTGGGCCATCGCCGCCCTCGGCATCGCTGCCCTGATCGGTATCTCGGTGGCGTTGCCCGAGGTCGTACTGCCCGCGACGAGCCTCACGGCCCGGCTGGCCCCGCTGCGCCGGCCCGAGGTCCTCACCATCCTCGTCGCGACGCTCCTGGTGATGGCCGGGCACTACGCCGTCTACACCTACATCGGAGCAGTCACCGCGGGCGCGACGACCGGATCGTTCTCCCAGGCCCCCACCGTGATCCTCTTCGTGTGGGCGTCGGAGTCCTCGGCGGCAACTTCTTCGCAGGCCATCTCGCCGACAAGATCCCGGCGCTCGGGGCCGCGGTCGCGGCGCTCGTCGGCGGCACCGTGCTGCTCGCGATCAGCCCACTCATGGTCGGCCACCTGGTCGTCGCATGCGTCTGGGCCGCCGTGTGGGGAGCGACCGATGGAATGGCCGCGGTGGTGCAGCAACATCGCCTCGTGACCATTGCGCCCGCCTCCGCACCGGTGCTCCTCGGGCTCAACTCGTCCGCGATCTACCTGGGCGTGGCGATGGGTGGCGGACTCGGCGGCCTGGCCCAGGACTGGCTGTCGGTCACCCTGCTCGGCGTTCCCGCTGCCGCCCTTGCGTTGCTCGCCACGATCGTCACCGTCAGCGGGGGAAGGGCAGGCCTCCCCGGCCTCGGCCATGGGATCCGCCATGGCCGAGGCGAACGCTGAGTCGACCCTCAACTCCCGAGCCCCGATCGACCACCGGCAGGCCCGTGCGTCCTGTGGCACGCTCGGGCGATGGTGGATCCAGCGCTGTTCGCGGCGTTCGTCCTCGCCGTCACGGTGCTCGTGCTCACGCCGGGGCCGGACATGCTGTTCGTGATGGCGGTCGGCGCCGCGGGTGGCCCGGCCGTGGGGCTCTGCGCAGCAGCGGGCGTGGCCGCGGGGCTGGCCGTGCACGCCACCGCCACCGCGTTCGGGTTGGCCGCCCTGTTCTCGGCCGTGCCCACGCTCTACGTCGTCGTGAAGCTCTGCGGGGCCGCGTACCTGCTGTACCTGGGGATCACGACGCTCCGCAGGCGTGACGAGCCGCTCGTGCGCGCCGACGCGGCGGGCGACGGGCGTGGGCGCGCCTTCCGCCGCGGCCTGCTCACCAACCTGCTCAACCCGAAGGTCGTGCTGTTCAACGCCGCGTTCCTGCCGCAGTTCGTCGACCCGGCACGCGGGAGCGTCACCACCCAGCTCCTCGTGCTCGGCGCCGCGTTCGTGGTGGTCGACCTGCTCGTCGACGGTCCCATCGGCCTGCTCGCGGGACGGCTCGGCACGCTGCTCGCCGAGCGGCGCGCCGCCGTCCGGCGGCTGAACATCGCGACCGGGTCGATCTTCATCGGGCTGTCCGCCCGGCTCGCGCTGACCCGCTGACACCCCCTCGGGCGGGCGGCAGCGCGAGCGCTCCACCGGCCGCCGCGACCGCGGCCGCACCGAACGCGACCGGCGCCGTCGCGAGGTCGGCGAGCAGGCCGATCGCGGGTGCGGCGAGGGCCTGCCCCACCGCGATGAGCAGGAAGGCCGCCCCCACCCCGAGCGAAGGCGCGTCCGGGTGGATGCGGGTCCCCCAGACGAGCAGCACGGCGGTGAGCCCGATGTACACCGCCCCGAACAGCGCGGCGGCCGCGAACACCACCGGCAGCACGCCGGGAACGAGGGCGAACGCGGCGGTCGCGGCGGCGAGCAGCAGCATCCCCACGGCCCATGCGACGCCCAGGCCGGTGCGCGCGACGAGGTCGCCGGTGAAGGCGCCGGCCACCCCGGCCACCCCGAGCACGATCCACATCAGGGTGGAGGCGGCCGCGCTCACGCCCGCCGCCCCGACGAGGTCCCGGCCGAACACCCACACCGCCGAGCTCCCCACACCCAGCGCGGCGGCGGCCAGCAGGAGCCGGCCCGTCCCCGGCCGCCAC includes:
- a CDS encoding MFS transporter → MLPLALATFAVGTDAFVMAGLLPAIAADLEVSVPAAGQLVTVFALTLAVAAPVLSWLLSPLDRRTALQLALIVFIVGNVVTALSPTYVPALLARILTAAGAATITATASSAAVAIAPAERRGRAMALVIGGLTLSTALGMPLGNLIGSVDWRLTLWAIAALGIAALIGISVALPEVVLPATSLTARLAPLRRPEVLTILVATLLVMAGHYAVYTYIGAVTAGATTGSFSQAPTVILFVWASESSAATSSQAISPTRSRRSGPRSRRSSAAPCCSRSAHSWSATWSSHASGPPCGERPMEWPRWCSNIAS
- a CDS encoding VOC family protein, with product MNGQVTYFELPSTDIGATQRFWGSLFGWTFHEGNFPGYSMIQGPQPMGGTPHDDPSRHPRIFFAVDDITAAVARVRELGGTAQDPIRIPSGAYAHCADDQGVEFSLSQQAGDHA
- a CDS encoding LysE family translocator, with protein sequence MVDPALFAAFVLAVTVLVLTPGPDMLFVMAVGAAGGPAVGLCAAAGVAAGLAVHATATAFGLAALFSAVPTLYVVVKLCGAAYLLYLGITTLRRRDEPLVRADAAGDGRGRAFRRGLLTNLLNPKVVLFNAAFLPQFVDPARGSVTTQLLVLGAAFVVVDLLVDGPIGLLAGRLGTLLAERRAAVRRLNIATGSIFIGLSARLALTR